In Symbiobacterium terraclitae, a genomic segment contains:
- the serS gene encoding serine--tRNA ligase, giving the protein MLDLKFVRNNPDVVRQALINKGVSVDLDRILALDVERRQGLAEVEQLKARRNQASKQVGLLKQQGQDASAIIAEMGAIGDRIKELDERGRQVEAELQDLLLQLPNIPAPDVPVGEDESGNVEVKRWGEPRRFDFPVKPHWDLGIGLDVLDFERAAKVTGSRFTIIKGGLARLNRALVNFFLDHHVERGYREVLPPVIINTASYYGSGQFPKFKEDVFSLAGTDYHLSSTAEVPLINMHRDEILDESALPIKYVGYSGCFRSEAGAAGRDTRGLIRQHYFEKVEMIQFTKPEDSDRALMEITESAEAILEKLGLPYRRMLMCTGDMGFGQYKKYDIEVWMPSYERYVEISSCSNMSDFQARRANIRYRPAGGKPEFVHTLNGSGLAVGRTLAAIMENYQNADGSITVPEVLRPYFGGDRITQ; this is encoded by the coding sequence ATGTTGGACTTGAAGTTCGTCCGCAACAATCCCGACGTCGTTCGCCAGGCGCTGATCAACAAGGGTGTCTCCGTCGATCTCGACCGCATCCTCGCCTTGGACGTGGAGCGCCGCCAGGGGCTCGCCGAGGTTGAGCAGCTCAAGGCGCGGCGCAACCAGGCGTCCAAGCAGGTAGGCCTGCTGAAGCAGCAGGGACAGGACGCCAGTGCGATCATCGCCGAGATGGGCGCCATCGGCGACCGCATCAAGGAGCTGGACGAGCGGGGGCGGCAGGTTGAGGCCGAACTGCAGGACCTGCTCCTGCAGCTGCCCAACATCCCCGCGCCGGACGTTCCGGTGGGCGAGGACGAGAGCGGCAACGTCGAGGTGAAGCGCTGGGGTGAGCCGCGCCGGTTTGACTTCCCCGTGAAGCCCCACTGGGACCTGGGCATCGGGCTCGATGTCCTCGACTTCGAACGGGCGGCCAAGGTGACCGGCAGCCGCTTCACGATCATCAAGGGCGGGCTGGCCCGGCTCAACCGGGCGCTGGTCAACTTCTTCCTCGACCACCACGTCGAGCGCGGCTACCGCGAGGTGCTGCCGCCCGTGATCATCAACACCGCCTCCTACTACGGCAGCGGCCAGTTCCCCAAGTTCAAGGAAGACGTGTTCAGCCTGGCCGGCACCGACTACCACCTCTCCTCCACCGCCGAGGTGCCGCTCATCAACATGCACCGGGACGAGATCCTCGACGAGTCGGCGCTGCCGATCAAGTACGTCGGCTACAGCGGCTGCTTCCGCAGCGAGGCGGGCGCTGCCGGGCGCGACACCCGCGGACTCATCCGGCAGCACTACTTCGAGAAGGTCGAGATGATCCAGTTCACCAAGCCCGAGGACAGCGACAGGGCGCTCATGGAGATCACCGAGAGCGCCGAGGCGATTCTCGAGAAGCTGGGCCTGCCGTACCGGCGCATGCTGATGTGCACCGGCGACATGGGCTTCGGCCAGTACAAGAAGTACGACATCGAGGTCTGGATGCCGAGCTACGAGCGGTACGTGGAGATCTCGTCCTGCTCGAACATGAGCGACTTCCAGGCCCGTCGCGCGAACATCCGCTACCGTCCCGCCGGCGGCAAGCCGGAGTTCGTGCACACGCTCAACGGTTCGGGCCTCGCCGTCGGCCGCACCCTCGCAGCCATCATGGAAAACTATCAGAACGCCGACGGCAGCATCACGGTTCCCGAGGTCC
- the serA gene encoding phosphoglycerate dehydrogenase: MKILVTEAISETGISLLKAEHEVEVRKVSPAELLEIIPEYDALITRSETKVTAEVLARGTRLKVVGRAGVGVDNIDVAAATERGVVVVNVPGANTYSTAEQAFGLLIAVARNIPQAHHALAREGRWDRKTFVGTELHGKTLGIIGLGRIGSEVAVRARAFGMKVLAYDPYVPASRAEHLGVTLVPTIPELLPQVDFLSIHAAKTPESARLIGAAELALMKPTARIVNCARGGMVDEEALYEALKEGRLAGAALDVFASEPCTDSPLFALPNVVVTPHLSASTAEAQDANGRYIAQYVLRVLRGELVPEAVNLPQVPRDGAQVVTDHLPLAETLGSFLAQAFPGQAEAITVTYSGELAKHPTALLTNTVLKGYLATQLGDHVNYINSPSLARRRGLAVHESRSLAHAPLGENGNGDRLAAAAGTLSPEASLITVRSEGPQGAHQVTGMLRRDGGMRFVAVDGLHIDMAPSRHMLVSQHRDQPGMVGRFGMALAARDINIAGLHLARHEPRGEALMLLQIDEPAPPDLVAELRTAMAVPTVQAVTLPIADRA; encoded by the coding sequence ATGAAGATCTTGGTGACGGAAGCGATTTCGGAGACGGGCATCAGCCTCCTGAAGGCTGAGCATGAGGTGGAGGTGCGCAAGGTGTCCCCGGCCGAACTGCTGGAGATCATCCCCGAGTACGACGCGCTGATCACCCGGTCGGAGACGAAGGTCACCGCTGAGGTGCTGGCGCGGGGCACCCGGCTGAAGGTCGTCGGACGGGCCGGCGTCGGCGTGGACAACATCGACGTGGCGGCCGCCACTGAGCGGGGCGTCGTCGTGGTCAACGTCCCCGGCGCCAACACCTACTCCACCGCCGAGCAGGCCTTCGGCCTCCTCATCGCCGTAGCCCGCAACATCCCACAGGCGCACCACGCCCTGGCCCGCGAGGGCCGCTGGGACCGGAAGACCTTCGTGGGCACTGAGCTGCACGGCAAGACGCTGGGCATCATCGGTCTGGGCCGCATCGGCTCCGAGGTGGCCGTGCGGGCGAGGGCCTTCGGCATGAAGGTGCTGGCCTACGACCCCTACGTGCCCGCCTCCCGTGCGGAGCACCTGGGCGTCACCCTCGTGCCGACCATTCCGGAGCTGCTTCCGCAGGTAGACTTCCTCTCCATCCACGCCGCCAAGACCCCGGAGTCGGCCCGGCTCATCGGCGCGGCCGAGCTGGCCCTGATGAAGCCCACCGCCCGCATCGTCAACTGCGCCCGGGGCGGGATGGTGGACGAGGAGGCGCTCTACGAGGCCCTGAAGGAGGGCCGGCTGGCCGGCGCCGCGCTGGACGTCTTCGCCAGCGAGCCCTGCACCGACAGCCCGCTGTTTGCACTGCCCAACGTGGTCGTCACCCCCCACCTCTCCGCCTCCACCGCTGAGGCGCAGGACGCCAACGGCCGCTACATCGCCCAGTACGTGCTCCGGGTGCTGCGCGGCGAACTGGTGCCCGAGGCGGTCAACCTGCCGCAGGTTCCCCGGGACGGCGCCCAGGTGGTCACCGATCACCTGCCGCTGGCCGAGACCCTGGGCTCCTTCCTGGCCCAGGCGTTCCCGGGGCAGGCGGAGGCCATCACCGTCACCTACTCCGGCGAGCTGGCCAAGCACCCCACCGCCCTGCTCACCAACACCGTGCTGAAGGGCTACCTGGCCACGCAGCTGGGCGACCACGTGAACTATATCAACTCGCCGTCCCTGGCCCGCCGGCGGGGGCTGGCCGTCCACGAGTCCCGGTCGCTTGCACACGCCCCGCTGGGCGAGAACGGCAACGGAGACAGGCTCGCGGCGGCAGCCGGTACCCTCTCCCCCGAGGCCAGCCTGATCACCGTCCGCTCCGAGGGGCCGCAGGGGGCGCACCAGGTGACCGGCATGCTGCGCCGGGACGGCGGAATGCGGTTCGTGGCCGTGGACGGCCTGCACATCGACATGGCCCCTTCCCGGCACATGCTGGTCAGCCAGCACCGGGACCAGCCGGGCATGGTGGGCCGCTTCGGCATGGCGCTGGCGGCCCGCGACATCAACATCGCCGGACTGCACCTGGCGCGGCACGAGCCCCGGGGCGAGGCCCTGATGCTGCTCCAGATCGACGAGCCGGCCCCGCCCGACCTGGTGGCCGAGCTGCGCACGGCCATGGCCGTTCCCACCGTCCAGGCGGTCACGCTGCCCATCGCCGACCGGGCCTGA